The genome window AATGAGAACAGTGCTGCAATGGGTGCCAAACCTGGCACTATATTGGTCGACACCAGTACCATTGCCCCTGCGGCCGCTCAAGAATTTGCCGAAAGAGCGAACGAATTAGGTTTGCATTTCCTTGATGCTCCGCTGACAGGGGGACAAATCGGCGCAGAAAACGGGACCCTCACGATTATGGTCGGTGGCAATGAAGAGGTCTTTGGGAAAGTGAAACCTGTCTTCGAACCGATGTCAAAGAAGATCGTCTATGTTGGCGGTCCCGGCATGGGTCAGATACTCAAAATGGCCAACCAGATTGCGGGTATGTTGAATGTCGTTGGGGTTGCCGAGGCGCTTCTGTTTTGCCGTAATGCTGGAGTTGATTTAGACTTAGCGGTCGAGACACTAAGTGGCGGCGCTAGTGGTTCGTGGGCGATGGAGAATTTGGGGCCGCGAATAGTTGATCGTGACTTTAGACCGGGTTTTTCAGCCGAGCTTCAGCAGAAGGATCTTCGCTATGCCTTAGAGACTGCCGATAAGCTAAAAGTCCCCATGCCCGGCACTGCAGTTTGCAATCAGCTCATGCGCTCAGTCTTAGCACACGGCGATGGCAAACTGTCCTTTGTAGCAGTTTCTCTAGTCTTAGAACGCCTTGCAGGTTTGGACTTGCCCATTAAGAAGGGTAAGTAAATCCCATTTTGCGATACCCAAAACCATGGCTTCAATTCAGTCTCCAATTATCTCTATGCATGGGGTTACTAAGCGGTTTGGCGCGTTAACGGCTAATGACCGGATAGATATTGACGTTAGTTCGGGGACTATCCATGCGATTGTTGGAGAAAATGGGGCAGGGAAGACAACGCTGATGCGCATCCTCTACGGCGTCTACCGTCCTGATGAGGGTGAGATTAAGCTTCGTGGGCAGACAACAGATTTCCACAGTCCAATGCAGGCTATCAAAGCTGGCGTTGGGATGGTTACTCAGCACTACAGTATCATCCCCGAACTTTTAATTATTGATAATTTAATGTTGGGCGCGGAACTCACACAAGGTTGTTTGCTCGATCGGAAAGCCGCTATTGAACGGGCGGACGAATTAGCGAAACGAATTGGCTTTAATTTTAATTGGCGCGCTTTGGCCTCAACCTTGAGTCCTACTTCAAGTCAGAAGCTCGAAATCCTAAAGTTGTTGTGGAGAGATTCCGATATTTTAATATTAGATGAACCGACGGCGATGTTATCACCATCGGACTCAAATGCGCTCTTTGATAACTTGCATAAGTTGTGTGACGATAGCCCGAGAACGATCTTATTTGTGACGCATAAACTGGACGAAGTAATGCAGCACGCTCAGCAGGTTACTGTATTACGTGGTGGGAAGAAGATTGCTGATGCTGATGTTGCCGGAACATCACGAGAACAGCTCACTCAGTGGATTGTCGGACAGCAAATCAACCCGATCAAAAAAGAACCCCCTCGATCTTTTGGAGAACCAATGCTCACCGTGTCCGAGTTAACGGTTCGTGGGGATCGAGGGGATATTGCAGTCAATTCGATTAGTCTTGAAATACGTTCGGAAGAGATAGTCGGGATTGCAGGGGTTGACGGGAATGGACAGGCTGAATTGGTAGAAGCTATAGTCGGCCTGCGCCCCGTTATCTCGGGTTCAATTCGCTTCAGAGAAGTTGATTTATCTAGGCAATCGATAAGACGGAGGATGGAGTTGGGGCTTCGCTACCTGCCGAATGATCGTCTAGATGGTCTCATCGAGGATTGGTCGGTTAGTTTGAATTCTGTCTTAGGTTTTCACAGAAAGCCACCGATCGGTGGTTTGTTAATGCAGTCAAAAGCAGTTAATGAGCGGGCAAGGGAATTGGTAAGTGAATTCGACGTGAAGACCCCGAGTTTGGAATCTTCCGCTGATTTGTTATCCGGTGGGAATCAGCAGCGTTTGATGGCCGCGCGTGAGCTTTATGGTGAGCCTAATCTGTTGGTTGCATGCCAACCAACGTGTGGATTGGATATTAGCGGCGCCGAACAGGTCCATAACGTTATCCGAGACAAATGCGCCATTGGAATGGCAGCGCTAGTGGTATCGTTTGATCTGGATGAGCTAATCGAGCTATGCGACCGTATCGTTGTAATGTTCCGTGGGAAGCTTTTTGCTTTGCCTGATGGAGAGAGTAAAAACCGCGAGCTTATCGGTTTACACATGGTGGGTGGTGCGCCGAGATGAAGCGTGTTCTCACTATTCTTGCGCTTATTATTTCGGCGACGGCGCTTATAGCTGTTGCAGTGGCATCTACAGGCACGCCACCAGGGTATGCCTTCATAATCTTTGTTCAGGGAGCTTTTGGAGATAAGGCGCAGTGGATGCAGACGCTAAGCCTAACGATTCCTTTGCTTCTAACCGGTTTATCGGTTGCGGTTGCGCTTCGAGCAGGTTTGTTTAATATAGGCGCTGAAGGACAACTTCTTGTTGGCGGTTTGATGGGCGCTTGGACTGGCTATGCGTTTGTGCTTCCTTATGGTTTGCATCTTGGGCTTGTGTTGATTGTTGGAGCTTTAGCCGGAGCGATATGGGCGCTCCCTGCCGGCTTGATTAAGGCATGGCGGGGCGGGCATGAGGTGATTACTACTATCATGCTCAACTATCTGGCGCTGAACCTGGTTAATTATTTGTTAAATGGGCCGATGCGTGCAGTCAGCGCTTTTAATGAACCTAAAACACCTGAGTTGATGCGATCCGCATGGATGCCGATGCTGTCATTTACGGATAACTCTTTGAGCTTGGGAATTTTAGTTGGGATTTTCGTTGCAATAGGGTTGTGGGTGTGGCTGTTCCGGACGCCTAACGGTTACGAAACACGCGCAGTGGGCGCTAACTCAAACGCAGCCAAAGCCCATGGGATTTCAATATCACGAACCTTGATAATGACGATGGCGCTCTCAGGGGCATTAGCAGGCTTAGCAGGGGCTGTTTTAGTGGCGGGAGTTCCTGAACATAGGTTTTATCGAGATTTCTCACCTGGTTACGGGTTTGATGGAATAGCAGTGGGTCTGCTGGCAGGTGCCAATCCTTTGGGTGTAATTCCGGCGGCTGTAGTTTTTGGTGCGGTGGATTCGGGAACGCGTTATATGGAATCGCTGACATCAGTGCCGCGCGATATTGCAGTAGTGGTTAGAGGGCTTATTATTTTAGGGGTTGCAGGGCTTACTTGGCAGCGAAAAAAAGGGAGCGCTAAATGACTCTCTTAATTCAAGTTTGGATATTGGGAATGCTGCGCGGCGGCACATCGTTGATGTTGACATCACTAGGTGGACTTCTTTCTGAACGAAGTGGTGTTATAAATATCGGGTTAGAAGGAATGATGCTATTAGGTGCTTTTGCTGGGGCAGTGGTAAGTTACTTCACAAAGAGCGCCTTGCTTGGTTTATCAGCAGCTGTATTAGCTGGAGGACTGCTAGCTTACGCTCATGCGTTATTAACGCAGCGATTGAAAGTCGAACACGTGATGAGCGGTATAGCGCTTAACCTGGTTGCGCTTGGAGTGACGAGCTTTCTGCTCAGGCGGCTTCCTGATGGTATTGGCTCTTTCTCTAAAGTGCCAAGTGTGCCTTGGTGGTCATTGACGATCGTTGCTTGTGTATTAATGGGCGTGATTTACGTATGGTTGAATTATACACCGAGCGGAATTCGCCTTCAGGCGGTTGGGAATGACGCCGAAAAGGCGGCGCAGGTTGGGATCGATCCGATAAAGGTTCGATATTTCGGTGTTATCGCGAGCGGAATGCTGGCAGGATTAGGCGGTGGTTATCTATCACTAGCTCAGACGCCGGGGTTTTCGGTGAATATGTCGAGTGGACGTGGATATATCGCGCTTGCGGCACTCATCTTAGGCCGATGGAATCCGTTTGGCGCCGCCGCTGCAGCATTAGCATTTGGGCTGTTTTATCAGGCAGAAGAATGGATGCAAGGCACACCGATATTCGGTGTACAGCTTCCCACGGAATTTTGGCTATCGCTGCCGTATTTATTAACAGTGATAGCGCTTGCCGGCTTCCGAGGTCGTTCGAAACCACCTGCAGATTTAGGGAAGACGTAGTTCGGAGAAATTATGGGCGATCAGGCTAAATTGCTGAGAGAAATGACGGTTAAGCAACCGGTAAGTGTAGGGCATCGCGCAGTTGTAAAAGTGCCGGAGGTGTCTAATGCCGGTGCTGTATCGCTATATCTTGCTGCAGGAGTTAATACTGATATCGTGCGGATGTTGGTTGATGCAGCAGGTATGTGCGATCAGCGTGCCATAACGCTTGACTGGGATGGATTAGGGATCACAGGAGGATTTGGACCCGGTGCTTCAGTTTCAGCCGTTTCAAACGTTTCATTACTTAGAAGCGGTATATTGAACCCAAATACGCGAGTGATTGAGCTTGGCGGTGAACGTTGGTGGAATTCACGAACGGCAACACAGCGCCGCTCTCTTGTCAATGAACTTCGAGCAGTGCAGCCTCTTGCTGATTTATGGGTTCTATTAAGACGAAAGATTGATGCTTTAACCTGTTCAACAGGTCAAGCTCTTATTGTTCTTCCCGCTAGACCTGAATCTTTAGTAGAAACCTATGCGGCGATGAAGGCACATCGAAATGCTTTATCGAAAGTCTCTCTTTCCGTCGCAGTTTCAGGAGTTGGGAACGAGCGTGACGCGGCTCTAAGATTGTCAGTTATGTTTGATAAGTATTTAGGTTTGGATGTGCGACCGGTCTGCCTTAACGCTGAGGCTCTGCGCAGCGAGTTAATGGAGTCTTGGTCAAAAGGGAGCGGATTGCGTGGTCTTTTGGCCGGCCTATCAACACAAATGGCTGTTAAATAGCTTTTAGGAGTATTAAATGATTTCAGCGAATAAGAAAATGAAAATATTGATTGTATCGGTTGAGGTATCGCCTTTTGCAAAGGTAGGAGGATTGGCGGATGTGGCAGGTGCGTTGCCAAAAGCATTAGCTAAACTTGGGCATGATGTACGCGTACTAATGCCCGCCTATAAAATGATTGAGGATAACCCTAAGTACAAAGTTAAGCCACTTATTGATAAACTGCCGGTTCCCATCAATCCGCATTGGATTGAGGAGGGCTTTGTTAAGCAGACTACCATTAGTGGTGATATACCTGTCTACCTAGTCGGTTCGAAGCGATTTTTTTCAAAAGCAACTGAATCGGTTAAAGTTTATGATATCGAAGCTGGCGCTGACCCTTACATTTTCCTCGACAGAGCGGTACCTACCTTCATAGAGGCCTTCAAAAAAGAATGGATGCCTGATGTTATCCATTGCAATGACTGGCACACGGGTCTAATTCCAGTTTATTTAGAGCATTTAAAACTGGATAATATCGGCACTGTGTTTACCATCCACAACCTAGCATATCAGGGCAGCTTCGACAAATCATTGCTACCAAATGCAGGTTTGCCCGAGAGTTATTTCAATATGTTCCAAATGGAGGCCTACGGAAGGGTAAACTTTCTAAAGAGTGGATTAGTATTTGCTCATAAGGCCAATACGGTCAGTCCGAACTATGCGAAAGAAATTCAGACAGAAGAATACGGAGCGGGACTTCAAGGGTTGTTAAAAGATTTGGCGGATCATGGCAATCTACGGGGAATTCTGAATGGTATTGATTATGATGAATTCGACCCAAATTCTGATCCGAACATTCCATTTCAATATTCTGCAGGAAAAATTGCAGGGAAGGCGAAATGCAAATTAGCCTTGCAACAAGAGTTCGGTTTGCCACAGGATGAGAATATTCCTGTAATTGGACTTGTTTCTCGCCTAGCCGATCAGAAGGGATTGGACTTAATAAAAGAAGTAGTGGCGAAGGTGCTCGGCCTGCCAACGCAGTTTGTGGTGTTAGGTTTAGGCGATAAGACCTACGAAAGCTATTTTAAGTCGCTCCAAAAGAAGTATCCTAATCATATGCGGGCAAATATCTGTTTCGATGCTGATTTAGCATCCCGCATCTATGCCGGCAGCGATTTGTTCTTGATGCCCAGTCGCTTTGAGCCTTGTGGATTGGGACAGATGATTAGTCTTAGATATGGTACCATTCCGATTGTGCGGAAAACCGGTGGTTTAACCGATACTGTAATTGAATTTGATCCTATTGCACATATCGGAAATGGGTTTGTGTTTGAAGAATATAAGGCAGCCGCATTGCTGGAGACTATTCAGCGCGGCGTGAAGACTTTTCAGAATAAAGAAAAGTGGAACGAACTAGTGGAAAGAGCTTTGAAGAGTGACTTTTCATGGAAACTTTCCGCTTTAGAGTATATCGATCTATATGAAGCAGCGGTTGCTAAAGCCAAGGAAGGCCAGCAGACGATGCAAGCATCCTTAATGAATAAGGGGCTGAAGGTTGAGTGTTGCCAAAGTTAATCGGTTCAATTTGCGCTTTTATCGCATTAGCGTTTAGCGTAATTAATCAGGTCGGTCCGACTACGGCATTAATACGCGGAGCGGTGGCATTTCTCATTGGTTGGGTTGCCGCTTCAGTGTTAGCTGCCATGTTGGGTTATGGACCTGAACCGTCCGCTAACTCTGCTCATTCCGAAGCAGCTTCCGATGAATCTTAAGTGTTGTAAGGGAGGGTGCCTATGAGTTTGACACCCGTCGAATTGACGAATGCCTGGAGACGGTACAAAGGTGAACATGATCCGTCCTCTCGGGACAAATTAATCAACCAATATACCTATTTGGTTAAAATTACTGCGGGTCGTGTTATCACGAGCCTTCCGCCGGGGTTGGAAAGAGACGATCTCGTAAGCGCCGGCGCAGTAGGGTTGATCAAAGCGGTTGATCAGTTTGACTTAACTCGCAACGTGAAATTTGAAACGTATGCGATTGCTTTGATTCGTGGGGCAATTCTTGAGATGCTGCGTGAAGAGGATTGGGTGCCTCGTTCCGTGCGAGAGCGCCTTAAGAACCTTGAACGAACCTATAGGTCGCTTGAGTTGCAATTGGGAAGACCCGCAACCGAAGAGGAAACAGCTGTCGCTCTTGGACTTAATCAAACTGAATATCAGTCTTTATTATTGGAAATGGGGCGTACGACACTGCTATCACTTGATGATATTTTATCGAGTAACGAGAGTGACGATCAGCTCCATTTAGCCGATTTGCTTGAGGATCATCAATCGGATACGGGAATTGAAGTCGAAGCTCGGGAAATAAACCGCTCTCTTTCTGAAGGTGTGGAGCGTTTGCCTGAGCGTGAGAAGCTTGTTATTGCTCTGTATTATTACGAGGGGCTAACATTCAAAGAAATCGGACGCGTGTTGTCCGTTTCAGAATCAAGGGTATACCAGCTACATACACAAGCAATGGTACGCCTTAGGAGCTATTTAGCACAAGGCTCGACGCTTTTTCAGCGTTGACGGGAGATTTGCACGTATGTTATACTTCAGGGCCGTGACCTATCGGATCCTGGAATTCATGCATTAGACGATAGTTTTGTTTTTGCATGAAAAATATCGCGAATGCCAGGTCCGACTTTGAGCGGTTTCGGCCAAGGGAGGCAAGCGCTCATGGATTGGGATATAACGCATTCCGTTCAGCGGATGGGCGGGATCGATAATACACAAGGAGTACCGCGTGTATTACCAGATCAGAGAAATCAGGACGTATCGCACAAAAGTTGGCAACTAAATACGACTCAGAATCGTAGAAAGAAACGGAAACCATCTGATGCGGTTAAAAATGACTCGGGAAATCTCGTGTCAGAAGAAATTTCTAACGTTCAACCCGATGGTTCTGATAATCAAGCCGAGCGCCATTTAGACGTAAAGGTATAAGAACGTTAGTTGTTAAACTTGGATGAATGAATTCATTCTATTTCTGCAAGCGCTTTTGTTAGTGGTGGGTTGGTTATTGTTTTTACGAGCCCAGCAGGAGCTTAAAGCGCAAGCAGCAAAGCAATCGCTTGCTGGTGAGACCGATAGCCTTAGGCGTTCGGTTGAAGCTTTGTTACATCGGCTCACAACAGAAGCAGAGCGAATAGACCAGCAAATCAATGAAAAGCTTAAGTTAGTACCGTCTAATCTTGATAAAACAGCAGTTGCTGATTTTAAGATAACTAAATCTGAGGATGGTCGTTACGCACAGGTTCACGC of bacterium contains these proteins:
- a CDS encoding NAD(P)-dependent oxidoreductase; this translates as NENSAAMGAKPGTILVDTSTIAPAAAQEFAERANELGLHFLDAPLTGGQIGAENGTLTIMVGGNEEVFGKVKPVFEPMSKKIVYVGGPGMGQILKMANQIAGMLNVVGVAEALLFCRNAGVDLDLAVETLSGGASGSWAMENLGPRIVDRDFRPGFSAELQQKDLRYALETADKLKVPMPGTAVCNQLMRSVLAHGDGKLSFVAVSLVLERLAGLDLPIKKGK
- a CDS encoding ABC transporter ATP-binding protein; translation: MASIQSPIISMHGVTKRFGALTANDRIDIDVSSGTIHAIVGENGAGKTTLMRILYGVYRPDEGEIKLRGQTTDFHSPMQAIKAGVGMVTQHYSIIPELLIIDNLMLGAELTQGCLLDRKAAIERADELAKRIGFNFNWRALASTLSPTSSQKLEILKLLWRDSDILILDEPTAMLSPSDSNALFDNLHKLCDDSPRTILFVTHKLDEVMQHAQQVTVLRGGKKIADADVAGTSREQLTQWIVGQQINPIKKEPPRSFGEPMLTVSELTVRGDRGDIAVNSISLEIRSEEIVGIAGVDGNGQAELVEAIVGLRPVISGSIRFREVDLSRQSIRRRMELGLRYLPNDRLDGLIEDWSVSLNSVLGFHRKPPIGGLLMQSKAVNERARELVSEFDVKTPSLESSADLLSGGNQQRLMAARELYGEPNLLVACQPTCGLDISGAEQVHNVIRDKCAIGMAALVVSFDLDELIELCDRIVVMFRGKLFALPDGESKNRELIGLHMVGGAPR
- a CDS encoding ABC transporter permease, with amino-acid sequence MKRVLTILALIISATALIAVAVASTGTPPGYAFIIFVQGAFGDKAQWMQTLSLTIPLLLTGLSVAVALRAGLFNIGAEGQLLVGGLMGAWTGYAFVLPYGLHLGLVLIVGALAGAIWALPAGLIKAWRGGHEVITTIMLNYLALNLVNYLLNGPMRAVSAFNEPKTPELMRSAWMPMLSFTDNSLSLGILVGIFVAIGLWVWLFRTPNGYETRAVGANSNAAKAHGISISRTLIMTMALSGALAGLAGAVLVAGVPEHRFYRDFSPGYGFDGIAVGLLAGANPLGVIPAAVVFGAVDSGTRYMESLTSVPRDIAVVVRGLIILGVAGLTWQRKKGSAK
- a CDS encoding ABC transporter permease, which encodes MTLLIQVWILGMLRGGTSLMLTSLGGLLSERSGVINIGLEGMMLLGAFAGAVVSYFTKSALLGLSAAVLAGGLLAYAHALLTQRLKVEHVMSGIALNLVALGVTSFLLRRLPDGIGSFSKVPSVPWWSLTIVACVLMGVIYVWLNYTPSGIRLQAVGNDAEKAAQVGIDPIKVRYFGVIASGMLAGLGGGYLSLAQTPGFSVNMSSGRGYIALAALILGRWNPFGAAAAALAFGLFYQAEEWMQGTPIFGVQLPTEFWLSLPYLLTVIALAGFRGRSKPPADLGKT
- the glgA gene encoding glycogen synthase GlgA; this encodes MISANKKMKILIVSVEVSPFAKVGGLADVAGALPKALAKLGHDVRVLMPAYKMIEDNPKYKVKPLIDKLPVPINPHWIEEGFVKQTTISGDIPVYLVGSKRFFSKATESVKVYDIEAGADPYIFLDRAVPTFIEAFKKEWMPDVIHCNDWHTGLIPVYLEHLKLDNIGTVFTIHNLAYQGSFDKSLLPNAGLPESYFNMFQMEAYGRVNFLKSGLVFAHKANTVSPNYAKEIQTEEYGAGLQGLLKDLADHGNLRGILNGIDYDEFDPNSDPNIPFQYSAGKIAGKAKCKLALQQEFGLPQDENIPVIGLVSRLADQKGLDLIKEVVAKVLGLPTQFVVLGLGDKTYESYFKSLQKKYPNHMRANICFDADLASRIYAGSDLFLMPSRFEPCGLGQMISLRYGTIPIVRKTGGLTDTVIEFDPIAHIGNGFVFEEYKAAALLETIQRGVKTFQNKEKWNELVERALKSDFSWKLSALEYIDLYEAAVAKAKEGQQTMQASLMNKGLKVECCQS
- a CDS encoding FliA/WhiG family RNA polymerase sigma factor — its product is MSLTPVELTNAWRRYKGEHDPSSRDKLINQYTYLVKITAGRVITSLPPGLERDDLVSAGAVGLIKAVDQFDLTRNVKFETYAIALIRGAILEMLREEDWVPRSVRERLKNLERTYRSLELQLGRPATEEETAVALGLNQTEYQSLLLEMGRTTLLSLDDILSSNESDDQLHLADLLEDHQSDTGIEVEAREINRSLSEGVERLPEREKLVIALYYYEGLTFKEIGRVLSVSESRVYQLHTQAMVRLRSYLAQGSTLFQR